CTCAAACCATGTACCTGCATCTCCCCAAATTAAACTACACTAACACACAAAATCTCACAATTAAATTAGCATCCACGAAACTCAACCTGGAGCCTAAACAAAAATCTACAAACAATGCAAAATCGAAATCAAACCATacatatgaaccctaatttcttctctattcaaaccctaaatcaaacccTAACACTAATTGCAGCTGACAAACAACTTCTTCCTAAGAAACAACTTCATGTAACAAATTCAAATAATGGTTCTATATTTAATGGTGTTGAAGCTTTATACACATAGAATTCTGGAAGTGGAGAGCGGAGACGGGAAACCATTTTTTCCCTCAGAGACGTGATCAAAAGAGAGCAAAGCAGATAGTGAATAGAAGAGATATAGGGCTCGGAGTTTTTAGAAGAAAGTGTGAAAAAATCGGCAGCGGCCGGAAAAATCAAGTTATGGTTTCGATTAGGTTTAGGGTTACGTAGGGTTACATTTTAAGGGAGGTATTGTCCACATCAGACGGCGTTAGTAACGTCCATttaagtatttggtgtaaaccaagtgtaaATAATTAGTTAGCTGTAAAATAACACATAAGTATTGTATACCCACGTTTTGGCTAACGGTGTTACAAACAGCCAGTTAAATATAGAGTGTAAACAGAGTGTAATCCATATTTTAATGTCTCGACCAATAGAGTCCCCCACTTGTTGTCTCCAGGATTGCTCTTCCTCaaagcttttatctaatttaatttgagagAGGTGTTAAACTCACGGTGGGACGTGGAAGCTTATATGACTTAATATTTTAAAGGAGAGATTATGACATGACACTCTAATTTTTCAGTATTTCTCAAAAATGAATGTAGTTGCGCCACATAGGACTAAaggattctcctttatataaagaaGTATTGATTGATCGGTGGCCGTATACAGCCGATTATTCAGAGGCGCAAAGGTGAGAGTTCACGTCCTCAATGTGGGAGTGGAAGAATTTCAAATAATCAATAGGAACTGAGAATCCTCGTTAAGCTTCTCATACTCGATAGTCCAACTCACAATACTCCCATGTCCATTAGTCTTTGGATCAACTACAAGAGTTACGTCAAACTTCTTGTAATCCTTCGTCAAATCTCCTCCAACGACTTTATGATATATCGTCCTTGTTTCGTCAGTGTATGTTGTTTTCTCATGAACATACAATGTTTTACCGTCTGCGTGCACAAACATATTACACATGAACACACGTAACTGATATAAAAGGTATCAAATCGATGTTAAGCGTAAAATATGAAGTTGATTAACCGTGCACAACTTTTGTGTTTCAAATCGATATATGCACATACCCTTAGTGTAGTTCCACTGCTTGACACAGCCCGAAGTGGTTCCATGCCCCTCAATAGCTTTGACGCTACTGTAAAAATGTGGTGCTTAAATATTTCGTAGTATTTGTCAGCCTTACAGTTAACTTCGAGTTCGGTCACAAGCTTCCCACGAAGACCTGAAATGGTATGATGTACGGCCATTTTTGCTCTTGACTGTTGGCCTAGACATATGG
This is a stretch of genomic DNA from Papaver somniferum cultivar HN1 chromosome 1, ASM357369v1, whole genome shotgun sequence. It encodes these proteins:
- the LOC113360123 gene encoding major latex protein 146-like, whose translation is MAVHHTISGLRGKLVTELEVNCKADKYYEIFKHHIFTVASKLLRGMEPLRAVSSSGTTLRLRVFMCNMFVHADGKTLYVHEKTTYTDETRTIYHKVVGGDLTKDYKKFDVTLVVDPKTNGHGSIVSWTIEYEKLNEDSQFLLII